TCTCCTGGTAAGGAACCACCATTCGGACGCGGTTGCAGGGGCTTAGGGAAAAGAAATAACTTAGCGGCTGATTTGGAGAGGAATGAAGCTGAGTAAAGAAGAAGTAGAAGCAAGAAGAAGCTgagttgaagaggaagaagaagcaagaagaggctgagttaaagaagaagcagaagaaagaagaggctgagttaaagaagaaaaataagcaagaagaggctgatttatagaagaagaagaagcaagtaGAGGCTGACTTAAAGAAGCATATTCCTGCTTCAAAAAGGACTCGCAGTGGTACAATAAGAATACCCATTCCGACTAAGCAAATTGAGGCGGAAACAGACGAACTGTGGCCGGAATCTGATGTGGAGGAAGATGAAAGGAAAAGGTGTGGAAGAATAAAGGAGTATCGGCTGAAAACTGTTCAATTATCTCCAGATGGGTCTCAAATGAGTGTGGAATTTGGTTCTTCTGTACCATTTCCCCACATCGGGGACAATGTAACGACGTGCATGAGAAAAGGTTTAGAACCTTCACCTGCAATATATGATCCCCTAGGACCTGTTGATCCGGTTAAAAGGGATAATCTTTTGCAACACCTAAAGCCACACGAGTAAGGACTTTTGCACCATTTCGTTGATTTTAGCTAATAAAAAGATTTTGCAGAGACTGAGTTGTGTTAAATTATCATGGAAATTCCACATGGAGAAGCTCACGAGGATATTGAGTTCTACAGAATCCTCATCACTCCAAGACCTTGGCCCATCAAAGAATATGGATGGCTGGTTCAAAATGTAAGTATGCAGCTGAGTTATATTTACTTTACGGCTAAGTTATAAGTATGGTacagctgagttatatattatctGTGCAGCATATTGCTGCGTATATTAGAGTCCTCATTCAAAGGTCCAAACAAGATCCCAGCCCATTCTGGTCCAAGCGCGTTGCCTTTATAGACTCTTGGTTCCTTGAATCATGGGTTCACGATTATAAGGAGTTCGAAGTCAAACCGGAAATGGTCAAATTCAAAGGAAGTGGTTACGAGGGGTTAGCAAACGGTTTGATCCCAGATAACATTCAGACAAAGTTGCGGTGGTTTACATATGTAGATCACTTGTACGGAGTGATTAATACTGGCGGCAATCATTGGGTGAGTTTTCACGCGGATCTGCATAAAGAGAAGGTTGATTGCTATGATTCAATCGTTGGAGAGCAAACACTCGAAAGTGATCTGAGAATGCTAAATTTCTTTAGGCCGCTTACTCGTATGATCCCTGCGATTCTGAATGCCCTTATTCCTGATGATATCCGAGTCCCTACCAAGAAAGAGTTTGTATTCAGACGAAGAACAAAACGTATTGTTCCACAAAACAACTTGAGAGGCGACTGTGGAGTGTATTCATTGAAGTTCGTCGAGTGTTTAGCGCTTGGTGTAGCCTTTGATGGGATATCGGATGAAAATATTCAAGGTCTGAGAATGAAGATGGCTGCAGATGTCTTCAATGAAGGAAGTTGTAGTTTGGTAGGGTCGTTTGGCGATGAATGAAGATGAGTTTTCTATGACTTATGGCTACATATTTTGTACTTGACTTAAAGTTATGATTTGTTTATCGTAACTCAGCCACCTTGTTTAAATTACGCAGCCGTTACGTTAGATATAGCTCAGCCAAACCTCAAACCATACCCTAAAAtaggaaaatatttaataagtcaGCCGATTCGTCTTCATAAAACAGCCGTTAAGGTAGATATAGCTCAGCCAAACCTCAAACCATTCCCTAAGAtaggaaaatatttaataagtcaGCCGATTCGTCTTCATAAAGCAGCCGTTAAGGTAGATAAAAGTCAGCCATACCTCAAACCATACCctgaattaaaataattgatatgtttatacttaaaaatgttataacatTCCCTAATAAGTGAATATATAATCAACCGAACGTCtcttatttattgaattaacgAGTTTAGAATCGATCATGATCTTGAGGTATATGTTGTCTTGCAGTTACTTAAAACCTTACATGTAGATATAGAGTGTGATCATAATACAACTCTCCTAAACTATATACAACGCATTTTAAGactaaatttatgttatttgttatatttatcaCACCGTTATTCCAAATCCTAAACATAAATCCCTAAATAaacaaacctaaactctaaatactaaaccctaaaccctaaatcccaaaTATTAAATCAGCCGTAATAGGCTATATAACTCGGATGCCACGTTTGTTAAATGTTGTCATTTGGCGGGAAATAAGATTAatgaattttgagaaatttcaattCCCGCCGTTTCACGTTCTATAATTCTCTATATATAGTTCCATCTCTAATATCCTTTCTTACGCCTTTATCTCTCTAGAAAAAACCTAAACAATATCTCTCTATCCCGATCAAAAGCCATGCCGATTGTTCCTGgaatcaaaattaatattagtcGCTTCAATCAATTATGCCATGATAATATCGAGACTCATTATTAGTATGTCTTTACATATAGGGATACGGCAAGCACTCATGTATTATAACTAACAATCAATTATGCCGCCCTTTATTAGGCGTGTGAAAATAAGTCAAGGTTCAAACAAATATCGAGCCCTTTATACTATCGAGACAATAAAATTTTCGTTAATGGAATTTCTTGTTAGGTTGGTTTAATTCAGTCCTATGTAAACGATAACCTGACCGAAACCGTAAGTCAGTCTTTTGATAAGTCagtatgttttaataaaatcatttaatgaCCGGCAAATTAAATTAACTCAGCCGTGAAAACAAATAATTCAGCCCTTAAATAGATTTTACTTAGCCTTAGGAACCATTAACTCAGCCTTCAAATAGCATTTACCTAGCCTAAAaaacaattaactcagcctttgaaacaattaactcagccCTTGGAAACAATTAACTCGTAGTCGAAGAGATGCTTTCCAAAGGACATGAATTATCTCGTAGTCGAAGAGATGTTTTCCAAACGACTCCAATAGAtcattttttatctataaatacaaaGCGGACAATGCCACAAATCCAAACCCTCATTAAGTGATCAAGTGGCAATGGAAGGATCGAAAAGATCGATGAAACGTCCTATGGAGGATGTCTATGGAGCGGATGCTGTTGAAGGTTATAACAAAGGGAAAATGGAAACAACGGAGCATTACAGGGCGCTTCTCCGCTTGGCGAAGGAACAAAGGCAATCTGAATCTGAATGGAACGACGCCTCCGACAAAGTAAATTCTATTGCTGCGCGCATGGAATTGCTTGATGCCATTATCAAGGCCGAAGGCAAATTTGACCTCGTGGCTGAGTTGGAGACACTTACCGCTCAGCATTGTGAAGCCGAAGCAGAGTTGGGAGCTGTGAAGGTCATCGACCCTGACTGGTGTAAGCTTCATGAAAAATGGATGCTGGATGATTAATCTCATGTCATCaacttctcttttatttttatgttttttaagacTGGATTTTATGTACTATGTAATACAcatcatgttttattttctaccTATTCATATAACTCAGTCGTGACATAAATTAACACAAATCAGTTTTTATGCATCAATAACTCAGCAAGACGGTTTATTTATCCAGACCAGTGTAAATCGAGACCACTATTATGCGCATGGTCAAATTCAGTTGCCATGAGTTTTTCGATGTTTTCCTCGACTCTAATTGGCCAGTAAGATATAATTCAGCCAACTCAGTCGAAACATGATTCGCGACGGTTGAGATTTCACgtgaattttaataaatcaaaattaatattaggCGTGTGAAAATAAGTCAAGGTTCTAGCAAATATCGAGACCTTTATACTATCGAgacaataaaattttctttaatgGAGTTTCTTGTTAGGTTGGTTTAATTCAGTCCTATGTTTTAATCAAATCATTTAATAACCGtgaaattaaattaactaagctgtaaaaacaaataattcagCCTTCAAATATCATTTACCCAAGATTATCGCAAGACCCTCGTTGTCAGGAATCAAAAGTTTTAGTTGCGTAAAAAACCAATGCCAGGAATCATCATTTTCAGTGTCAACCACTGCGAAGGCCATTGGAAAAATCTGAAAGTCCCTTTGTATCTACCATTAAGAAACGTACCGTCAACAACCACAACTTTGCGCATGAAAGGAAACCCATTTACGCTCGCACCAAATGCAAGAAACACATACATGAATTTTCCATTCTCATCGATTTGAAGACGCGCAACTGTACTCGGATTTTCCCTTATTATCATGTATACGTAAGAAGGCAAGCGTTCAAACCCACTCTCAGGTGTTCCCTGAACGATTTTCCTTGCAAATTTCAGCGTCCGGTAAGATTTCCAATATTCCATCTGTTCACATGAAAAACGATACACATAACTCAGCCACATCATACAATTAAGTCAGTCACAACGTAAAACTAATTCaacactattttaatataactcGGCCGCATTGTGTAAATATATCAGCCGCTACGAAAGACATATTACTCAGCTGTTTCGTAAACATAACTCAGTTACACCAAAGTAATTACCTTTACACCAAACTGCTTAATGATAGCTATTCCAACACTCGTAGGGCGAACGGCCGGACCAACGTCGCCGAGAAAGTTCTTGTACAACTCTCCTAAAATATCAGGTGTTGCATTTCGACATCGATTAGAACGCTCAGTGGTAGAACATGTATGATTCGATTCGTAAATACAAACATAGAACGCCGGGGATTCCCCTTTGGTAGAAGCACGAACCCTCCAGATACATCCATCAACCCAACACTTAACAATGAATAATGTTCGGGTTGATATGTCTACATCATAATCAAATTGATCCTTCACTGTAAGAAGTTTCAGTCGTCTCTCCAAATCGGCTTTACTCTCGTATCGTTGCCCTACCGCAAGATTTAACGACGACATCTCCAACCTTAGAAGAACCTCCTCACTCTCTTTAGACCCGCTCATCGAGAAGTTTTGATATATCTTCTTGGGAGGTATCGTTGGTGACTCTTCGTCTTCTAAAAGAGACTCACCGTATGAGCTGAAGTTATCATCTTCAGATGACGCACCGTCCGAGTCGTCGAACATATCAAATCGGCTATCAAAttcatcgtcttcttcgttttcttttCCTGTTTCATCTTCTCCGCCTACGTTCTGATTTTCTCCTTCCACAATACTAGAGCAATCAATCTCATTgtcctcttcttccttctccgaACTGCAACCATCGTAACTCCCACTGTAATTATCGTCTCTGGACTCAACTTCTGACGCTTCTACTTCTGAGCTAAAACTGAAGTTTGTTTTAGTCTTCTCTCTTGCTCTGTCGTCCTTGTTCTCCGTAATCTCAACACAAAGACGTAGTTGTTCGATTTTCTTTAGGGCTACAAAACCTTGCAACTGCCGAGTATTGGACACGTACACTGGTGGAGTGTCGTGCGCCATTGTTTTCAATGATTTATTCGAGAACATGTAGCTTAGCTGAATATGATCACTCATTTCATTCAATCCGTAATCATCGAGAATAGACTTTGCGAAAGCTTCATGTGTAGAGTTCTCATCTAAATGGAGAACTCTACACCCTCTACTATCAGCGTTgaatacatatttgtttttcttaatccaGTTACCGGAAACAATAATAACCAGATCCATAACCAATTGAGatagatgaagaagagaaataaCGGGTATGAAAGGGGAGGAGAGGAATATGAACAGGCTGATTAAAACCTAGTTTTGAagttcttttgttactgatgacatggcaaatctgaattgatgacatggcagcTGACATGGAAAGTTGGTTTTTCAGCcaccaaaataatatataactcagaCACCCTAAGTCAGTCCACATGTAGTAAGTAAGTCTGCCGAAACGTGGATATTAGttcagtaattaatctttttcGATAACCCAGCTGTAAATAGGATAAAATACAATAAGCCAACCATATCGTTTAACAATTCAGCcgtaaaacaatattgttctagtaattaatctttcgctaatAACTCAACCACAATATAGCTGAGTTTCATGTAAAACCATTCAGTTTCGGCTGATTTAAGATAACCCAGCCGTCAAACATCCAATAACCCAGCCATTCGGTGTTCATTAACTCAGCCGTGGGTATATAACTGAATCGTGTCTTTACTACAACTCAACCAAATTTTCCAGAAATCAATCCATCGATGATTAAGTCAGCCGTAACGTCAGTACGTAAGTCAGCCGTTGTTCAATAACTCAACTAGATTCATATAACTCAACCCTTACGCGTGGTTTACTTATCGTCTTAAATCAGCCTTTTTTACTAAgtcaactattttattataagtcagCCGAAACTTATACATATACCAGCAGTAACGAAAGACGTATTCTtttacggctgacttaatgAAAACACGGAAGCGTATTCCTACGTGTCGCCGAATTTTTGCTTACGTGGCGTTAAAAAGTAATGGCATTCTCGTAAATACGTTTTTTCTCATAACGTGGATAAAGGGCACGCTTGGCATTTAAAAAATgccagtaataaaaaaaaaaattgtatggtTTTGGTCATAAgtcctaaaatatataatatctgaGTCAACTTCCCTAAAATTTAAGGGCCTTTTTTGAGACTCCCTtggagttttaaaatatttacagaTCTCTGACACTGAAATATTTTTAgtctatgtttttaattaaatgcaaattaattaactaaaatcattTACTTTCAGAGTCAGAATATATATCCTTATATTCCTCTTATCCCTTTAAAATAAATCGTGAGTGTTATTTGGGTTTACGTGTTTTTCGACTAAAGACTATCTTTGGATAACTAATCAATATTATTtctctatgtttttaaaatatatttattagctCTATTGACGTAAATCATCATCATAAAATAGATGGTTTTATGGGTCTTTTTCTAATAacatactagggtcggcccgccctacgggcgggatatactttatttgtgatttctatttttatttctttatatgattttgtggtttgt
The nucleotide sequence above comes from Brassica napus cultivar Da-Ae chromosome A9, Da-Ae, whole genome shotgun sequence. Encoded proteins:
- the LOC106453768 gene encoding uncharacterized protein LOC106453768 translates to MDLVIIVSGNWIKKNKYVFNADSRGCRVLHLDENSTHEAFAKSILDDYGLNEMSDHIQLSYMFSNKSLKTMAHDTPPVYVSNTRQLQGFVALKKIEQLRLCVEITENKDDRAREKTKTNFSFSSEVEASEVESRDDNYSGSYDGCSSEKEEEDNEIDCSSIVEGENQNVGGEDETGKENEEDDEFDSRFDMFDDSDGASSEDDNFSSYGESLLEDEESPTIPPKKIYQNFSMSGSKESEEVLLRLEMSSLNLAVGQRYESKADLERRLKLLTVKDQFDYDVDISTRTLFIVKCWVDGCIWRVRASTKGESPAFYVCIYESNHTCSTTERSNRCRNATPDILGELYKNFLGDVGPAVRPTSVGIAIIKQFGVKVITLV